A section of the Mycolicibacterium anyangense genome encodes:
- the egtE gene encoding ergothioneine biosynthesis PLP-dependent enzyme EgtE yields MSDLAQRWRADRLPVAGVHLDSAACSRQSLAAIDAAVAHARHESEVGGYVAAEAAAPVLDAGRAGVAALTGMSSGDVVFSTGSGNALELLLGVWPLPRTVACLPGEYGPNLAQFAAQGFTTSPLPVDELGRLDPDAAAAALRAAPPAMVHLTAIGSHRGVLQPVPAVAEICRELGVPLVVDAAQALGQIDCVVDADAVYSSSRKWMAGPRGVGVLAVRPALADLLRTPQWADQFSALQSLELGEANVAARVGFSVAVGEHLAAGPDVVRQHLIELARATRGVLAEVPGWRVVEPADEPTAITTLAPTDGADPVTVRARLIAEHGIVTTAAGVERAPLEMQTPVLRVSPHVDNTVEDVEVLAAALSSAT; encoded by the coding sequence GTGAGCGATCTCGCGCAACGCTGGCGCGCCGACCGGCTGCCGGTGGCCGGAGTGCACCTGGACAGCGCGGCCTGCTCACGGCAGAGCCTTGCGGCCATCGATGCCGCGGTCGCCCACGCCCGCCACGAGAGCGAGGTCGGCGGCTACGTGGCCGCCGAAGCCGCCGCACCCGTGCTCGACGCCGGCCGAGCCGGGGTTGCCGCGCTCACCGGAATGTCCTCGGGTGATGTGGTTTTCAGCACGGGATCGGGCAATGCCCTCGAACTGTTGCTCGGGGTGTGGCCGCTGCCGCGGACCGTGGCCTGTCTGCCCGGCGAGTACGGGCCCAACCTCGCTCAGTTCGCCGCACAGGGATTCACCACCTCGCCGTTGCCGGTGGATGAACTTGGCCGGCTGGACCCCGATGCCGCCGCAGCAGCGCTGCGGGCCGCACCTCCGGCGATGGTGCATCTGACCGCTATCGGCAGCCACCGCGGGGTGCTGCAACCAGTACCGGCAGTAGCCGAGATCTGCCGCGAGCTCGGGGTGCCCCTGGTGGTCGACGCCGCGCAGGCCCTGGGTCAGATCGATTGCGTGGTCGACGCCGACGCCGTCTACTCCTCGTCGCGCAAGTGGATGGCTGGTCCTCGCGGCGTCGGTGTTCTGGCCGTCCGGCCCGCACTCGCGGATCTGCTGCGCACCCCGCAGTGGGCCGACCAGTTCTCGGCATTACAGTCCCTGGAACTCGGCGAGGCCAATGTGGCTGCGCGAGTGGGATTCTCGGTTGCAGTGGGAGAGCACCTGGCGGCCGGTCCGGACGTGGTGCGCCAGCACCTGATCGAGCTGGCCCGCGCCACCCGTGGTGTGCTGGCCGAGGTCCCCGGCTGGCGCGTGGTGGAACCGGCCGACGAGCCCACTGCCATCACGACTTTGGCGCCGACCGACGGGGCCGACCCGGTGACGGTGCGGGCCCGGCTGATCGCCGAACACGGCATCGTCACCACCGCGGCAGGTGTGGAGCGCGCGCCACTGGAGATGCAGACGCCGGTCCTGCGAGTGTCGCCGCATGTCGACAACACCGTCGAGGACGTCGAGGTGCTGGCCGCCGCGCTCAGTTCCGCCACCTGA
- a CDS encoding sensor domain-containing protein — translation MTVDASRLLAAAPAMAAAVAIAFAAAGPAQARPSDPGVVSYAVLGKGSVGNIVGAPMAWESVFTDPFQAYWVDLPVCNNWADVGLPEVYYDPDLASFNGAVTQTSASDQGHLVKQAIGVFATAEAASRAYHRVIDRTVGCAGQTTAMHLEDGTTEVWSFTGAPPTATDAVWVKQEAGSDRRCFTQTRLRENVLLQAKVCQSGNGGPAVNVLAGAMQNTLGQ, via the coding sequence ATGACCGTCGACGCCAGCCGCCTGTTGGCCGCCGCGCCGGCGATGGCTGCGGCGGTGGCGATCGCCTTTGCGGCGGCAGGGCCGGCACAGGCCCGGCCGTCGGATCCGGGGGTGGTGTCCTACGCGGTCCTCGGCAAGGGCTCGGTCGGCAATATCGTCGGCGCGCCGATGGCCTGGGAGTCGGTGTTCACCGATCCGTTCCAGGCCTACTGGGTGGATCTGCCGGTGTGCAACAACTGGGCCGACGTCGGCCTGCCCGAGGTGTACTACGACCCCGACCTCGCCTCGTTCAACGGTGCGGTGACCCAGACGTCGGCCAGCGATCAAGGCCACCTGGTCAAGCAGGCGATCGGGGTGTTCGCCACTGCCGAGGCGGCGTCGCGCGCCTACCACCGGGTGATCGACCGCACGGTCGGCTGCGCGGGGCAGACCACGGCCATGCACCTCGAGGACGGCACCACCGAGGTGTGGTCGTTCACGGGTGCGCCGCCGACTGCCACCGACGCCGTGTGGGTCAAGCAGGAGGCCGGTAGTGATCGGCGCTGCTTCACCCAGACCAGGCTGCGAGAGAACGTCCTGCTGCAAGCCAAGGTCTGCCAGTCCGGAAACGGCGGCCCCGCGGTCAACGTGCTGGCGGGCGCGATGCAGAACACCCTGGGTCAGTAG
- the glpK gene encoding glycerol kinase GlpK, which yields MDDGPPPFLGALLADFVASIDQGTTSTRCMIFDHNGLEVGRHQLEHEQILPKAGWVEHNPVEIWERTQTVVQSALNATKLSAGDLAALGITNQRETTLVWNRKTGRPYYNAIVWQDTRTDRIATALDRDGRGEVIRHKAGLPPATYFSGGKLQWILDNVDGVRAAAERGDALFGTPDTWVLWNLTGGPAGGVHVTDVTNASRTMLMNLETLDWDDELLSFFGVPRAMLPEIRPSSSPEPYGMTHPGGPAGGQVPVTASLGDQQAAMVGQVCLAPGEAKNTYGTGNFLLLNTGEKIVRSANGLLTTVCYQFGDAKPVYALEGSIAVTGSAVQWLRDQLGIISGASDSETLAAQVSDNGGVYFVPAFSGLFAPYWRSDARGAIVGLSRFNSNAHVARATLEAICYQSRDVVDAMEADSGVHLEVLKVDGGVTANELCMQIQADVLGVDVVRPVVAETTALGAAYAAGLATGFWADPDDLRANWQEDRRWSPAWSEEQRAGGYAGWRKAVQRTLDWVDVS from the coding sequence ATGGACGATGGACCGCCACCTTTTCTAGGAGCACTGTTGGCCGACTTCGTCGCATCCATTGACCAGGGCACCACCAGCACCCGCTGCATGATCTTCGACCACAACGGTCTGGAGGTGGGGCGCCACCAGCTCGAGCACGAGCAGATCCTGCCTAAGGCAGGGTGGGTGGAGCACAACCCGGTGGAGATCTGGGAGCGCACGCAGACGGTGGTGCAGTCGGCCCTCAACGCCACCAAGCTGTCGGCCGGTGACCTCGCTGCCCTCGGTATCACCAATCAGCGCGAGACCACGCTGGTGTGGAACCGCAAGACCGGCCGGCCGTATTACAACGCGATCGTGTGGCAGGACACCCGCACCGACCGCATCGCCACCGCGCTGGATCGTGACGGCCGTGGTGAGGTGATCCGGCACAAGGCCGGTCTGCCGCCGGCGACGTACTTCTCGGGCGGCAAGCTGCAGTGGATCCTGGACAACGTCGACGGGGTGCGGGCGGCCGCCGAACGCGGCGATGCGTTGTTCGGCACGCCGGACACCTGGGTGCTGTGGAATCTCACCGGGGGCCCGGCCGGCGGCGTGCACGTCACCGATGTCACCAACGCCAGCCGGACCATGCTGATGAACCTCGAGACCCTGGACTGGGACGACGAGCTGTTGTCGTTCTTCGGCGTTCCGCGCGCCATGCTGCCGGAGATCCGTCCGTCGTCCTCACCGGAGCCCTACGGCATGACCCATCCCGGTGGTCCGGCCGGCGGGCAGGTGCCGGTGACCGCCAGTCTGGGGGATCAGCAGGCCGCGATGGTCGGCCAGGTGTGTCTGGCGCCGGGGGAGGCCAAGAACACCTATGGCACAGGCAATTTCCTGCTGCTCAACACCGGCGAGAAGATCGTGCGTAGCGCCAACGGGCTGCTGACCACGGTGTGCTACCAGTTCGGTGACGCGAAACCTGTTTACGCCCTTGAGGGTTCGATCGCGGTGACCGGGTCGGCGGTGCAGTGGTTGCGAGATCAGCTGGGCATCATCAGCGGGGCCTCCGACAGCGAGACGCTGGCCGCGCAGGTCTCCGACAACGGCGGGGTGTACTTCGTGCCGGCGTTCTCCGGATTGTTCGCGCCCTACTGGCGCTCCGATGCGCGCGGCGCGATCGTGGGGCTGTCGCGGTTCAACTCCAATGCCCACGTGGCTCGCGCGACGCTGGAGGCGATCTGCTATCAGAGCCGCGACGTCGTCGACGCCATGGAGGCCGACTCCGGCGTGCACCTGGAGGTGCTGAAGGTCGACGGCGGGGTGACGGCCAACGAGTTGTGCATGCAGATCCAGGCCGACGTGCTGGGCGTCGACGTGGTGCGCCCGGTGGTGGCCGAGACGACGGCGCTGGGCGCGGCGTACGCGGCGGGTCTGGCGACCGGCTTCTGGGCGGATCCCGATGACCTGCGGGCGAATTGGCAGGAGGATCGCCGGTGGTCGCCGGCCTGGAGTGAGGAGCAGCGCGCCGGTGGGTACGCCGGCTGGCGTAAGGCGGTGCAGCGCACCCTGGACTGGGTCGACGTCTCGTGA
- a CDS encoding class I SAM-dependent methyltransferase: MAYVAKPVADIADMPRGGPDASWLDRMLQTDRPEYLDRDDVDDKVKRGVIRALDVMGSLFKEHERNAALVLAEVADVPDPRILELGAGHGALSRIVLDQHPTATVTISDINPESVAAMSASDLGEHPRATVRTLDATAIDAPDDSFDLAVFALSFHHLPPDLAARVFAEGTRVAAELLIIDLPRPPSPLHLVKLATFAPFALCWPFAHDGLISSLRAYSRSALQALGDHAGVDVEVSSGQFDRQTVVVRRRG; the protein is encoded by the coding sequence ATGGCCTACGTGGCAAAGCCAGTGGCCGACATCGCCGACATGCCCCGGGGCGGCCCGGATGCGTCCTGGTTGGACCGCATGCTGCAGACCGATCGCCCCGAATACCTCGACCGCGACGACGTCGATGACAAGGTCAAGCGCGGGGTGATCCGGGCGCTGGACGTGATGGGCTCGCTGTTCAAGGAGCACGAACGCAACGCTGCCCTGGTGCTGGCCGAGGTCGCCGACGTGCCCGACCCCAGGATTCTCGAACTCGGTGCCGGCCATGGTGCGCTGTCGCGGATCGTCCTCGACCAGCACCCCACCGCCACGGTGACGATCTCCGACATCAACCCCGAGTCGGTGGCGGCGATGTCGGCTTCCGACCTCGGCGAGCACCCGCGCGCCACCGTCCGCACCCTCGACGCGACGGCGATCGACGCCCCGGACGACTCGTTCGACCTCGCGGTCTTCGCGCTGTCGTTCCATCACCTGCCACCGGATCTGGCTGCCCGCGTCTTCGCCGAGGGAACCCGGGTGGCCGCCGAGCTGTTGATCATCGACCTGCCGCGGCCGCCGTCACCGCTGCACCTGGTGAAGCTGGCGACGTTCGCCCCGTTCGCGCTGTGCTGGCCGTTCGCCCACGACGGGCTGATCAGCTCGCTGCGGGCCTACAGTCGTTCGGCCCTGCAGGCCCTCGGTGACCACGCGGGTGTCGACGTCGAGGTCAGCAGCGGCCAGTTCGACCGGCAGACGGTGGTAGTCCGCCGCCGCGGCTGA
- the egtA gene encoding ergothioneine biosynthesis glutamate--cysteine ligase EgtA, with translation MTFVVTSTPGRSRSGPEADERPLADSTSAALHIAGLTLSDTSVGRVGLELEAHCFDLDDPHRRPSWAELRAVISAVPSLPGGGAITVEPGGAIELSGPPLDGPTAAIAAMAADREVLRSVAEEAGLGLVLLGADPLRRAQRINPGARYLAMEQFFTATCTAGAGAAMMTSTASMQINLDAGPRDGWADRVRLAHALGPTMIAIAANSPLLAGTFTGWQSSRQWVWGQLDSARCGPVLGASGDDPCTDWARYALKAPVMLVHTPHAVPLTTQVPFADWADGLVELDGRRPTTTDLDYHLTTLFPPVRPRGWLEIRYLDSVPDALWPALVFLLTTLLDDPQAADVAAEAVAPVATSWDLAARVGLADNRLYTAANRCVAAVADRAPAELSESMARLVHNVEAGRSPADDIADGVIRSGIVPAVRRLARGQE, from the coding sequence ATGACGTTCGTCGTCACGTCCACACCGGGCCGTTCGCGCAGCGGGCCGGAGGCCGACGAGCGCCCGCTGGCCGATTCGACCTCGGCCGCCCTGCACATCGCGGGGCTGACTCTGTCCGACACCTCGGTGGGACGGGTGGGCCTGGAACTCGAGGCGCACTGCTTCGACCTCGACGATCCGCATCGCAGACCGAGCTGGGCCGAGTTACGTGCGGTGATCTCCGCGGTGCCGTCCCTACCGGGCGGTGGTGCGATCACGGTCGAGCCGGGCGGCGCCATCGAACTGTCCGGACCTCCGCTGGACGGCCCGACGGCCGCGATTGCCGCCATGGCCGCTGACCGGGAGGTCCTGCGGTCGGTGGCCGAGGAGGCCGGGCTGGGGCTGGTGCTGCTGGGTGCCGACCCGCTGCGGCGTGCCCAGCGGATCAACCCGGGCGCCCGCTACCTGGCGATGGAACAGTTCTTCACCGCCACCTGCACGGCCGGCGCCGGCGCGGCGATGATGACCTCGACGGCCTCGATGCAGATCAACCTGGACGCCGGTCCCCGGGACGGCTGGGCCGACCGGGTGCGCCTTGCCCACGCGCTGGGCCCCACGATGATCGCGATCGCGGCCAACTCGCCGCTGCTGGCCGGCACTTTCACCGGCTGGCAGTCCAGCAGGCAGTGGGTGTGGGGACAGCTGGACTCCGCGCGGTGCGGCCCGGTCCTGGGTGCCAGCGGGGATGACCCGTGCACCGACTGGGCGCGCTACGCGCTGAAAGCGCCGGTGATGCTGGTGCACACACCACACGCGGTCCCGCTGACCACCCAGGTGCCCTTCGCGGACTGGGCGGACGGCCTGGTCGAGCTCGACGGCAGGCGGCCCACCACGACGGATCTCGACTACCACCTGACCACCCTGTTCCCGCCGGTCCGCCCGCGCGGCTGGCTGGAGATCCGTTATCTCGACAGCGTGCCCGACGCGCTGTGGCCGGCCCTGGTGTTCCTGTTGACCACGCTGCTCGATGATCCCCAGGCAGCCGATGTGGCCGCCGAGGCTGTCGCGCCGGTGGCGACGTCCTGGGACCTGGCTGCCCGGGTCGGCCTCGCCGACAATCGGCTGTACACCGCGGCCAACCGCTGCGTGGCCGCCGTCGCGGATCGGGCGCCCGCGGAATTATCGGAGTCCATGGCGCGGTTGGTCCACAATGTGGAAGCCGGCCGTAGTCCTGCCGATGACATCGCCGACGGGGTGATCCGGAGTGGGATCGTGCCCGCCGTGCGCCGGCTGGCGCGGGGGCAGGAGTGA
- a CDS encoding class I SAM-dependent methyltransferase, producing MADEVMDWDSAYRQDGAFPGPPPWNIGEPQPELAALIRDGKVTGDVLDAGCGHAELSLALAAQGYTVVGIDVSPTAIAAATRSAEERGLSNATFVCDDITAFTGFDGRFSTIIDSTLFHSLPIEGRDGYLRSIRRAAAPGARYYVLVFAKGAFPPDIETKPHEVDEDELRAAVSQHFEIDEIRPAKIHSHKPEFPDMPDGPMPFDTDGKGRMMMPAYLLSAHTAS from the coding sequence ATGGCTGACGAAGTGATGGATTGGGACAGCGCCTACCGGCAGGACGGGGCTTTCCCGGGACCGCCGCCGTGGAACATCGGTGAGCCGCAACCCGAATTGGCGGCGCTGATCCGCGACGGCAAGGTGACCGGCGACGTGCTGGACGCCGGCTGCGGGCACGCCGAATTGTCGTTGGCGCTGGCCGCCCAGGGCTACACCGTGGTCGGCATCGACGTCTCACCGACCGCGATCGCCGCCGCCACCCGCTCGGCCGAGGAACGCGGGCTGTCCAACGCGACGTTCGTGTGCGATGACATCACCGCCTTCACCGGTTTCGACGGCCGGTTCTCGACGATCATCGACAGCACGTTGTTCCATTCGCTACCGATCGAGGGCCGTGACGGGTACCTGCGGTCCATTCGCCGGGCCGCGGCGCCGGGCGCGCGCTACTACGTGTTGGTGTTCGCCAAGGGCGCCTTCCCGCCCGACATCGAGACCAAGCCGCACGAGGTCGACGAGGACGAGTTGCGAGCCGCGGTGTCGCAACATTTCGAGATCGATGAGATCCGGCCCGCCAAGATCCATTCGCACAAACCGGAATTCCCCGACATGCCGGATGGCCCGATGCCGTTCGACACCGACGGGAAGGGCCGGATGATGATGCCGGCCTACCTGCTCAGCGCGCATACCGCGAGCTGA
- a CDS encoding RidA family protein: MTTTDAADIRRSVPADIGYFDPQVFEDLGIVQTVVARGTIYVSGIAPLTVGESGLEPVASSFDEQLDFTLEVLDRSLQAVGGQRSGLVAWTIYTTDMAGLAAAAPILKAWVGAHRPTSTWVTVAGLIHPQQKLELTATAVC; the protein is encoded by the coding sequence ATGACCACAACCGATGCCGCTGACATCCGGCGTTCGGTGCCCGCCGATATCGGCTACTTCGACCCGCAGGTCTTCGAGGACCTGGGCATCGTTCAGACCGTCGTCGCCCGGGGCACCATCTACGTCTCCGGAATAGCGCCGCTGACCGTCGGTGAGTCCGGGCTCGAGCCGGTGGCAAGTAGTTTCGACGAGCAGTTGGACTTCACCCTGGAGGTGCTCGACCGCTCTCTGCAGGCCGTCGGTGGCCAGCGCAGCGGTCTGGTCGCATGGACGATCTACACGACCGACATGGCTGGGCTCGCCGCTGCCGCGCCGATTCTCAAGGCCTGGGTCGGTGCCCACCGCCCGACGAGCACCTGGGTGACGGTGGCGGGGCTGATCCATCCGCAGCAGAAGCTCGAGTTGACGGCGACCGCCGTCTGCTGA
- the egtB gene encoding ergothioneine biosynthesis protein EgtB yields the protein MISRELLARDLDRARQRTLALTDFDDAELHRQYNPLMSPLVWDLAHIGQQEELWLLRDGNPDRPGILPATVEGLYDAFVHSRASRVDLPLLSPAQSRAYCGSVRAAALDVLDAASEHDEDIAFRFGLVISHENQHDETMLQALNLRTGAPILGPGAALPPGRPDLAGTSVLVPGGPFVLGVDADDEPLSLDNERPAHVVDVPSFRIGRVPVTNGEWRHFIDDGGYRQPRWWSQRGWEHRVQAGLTAPQFWNADGSRARFGHIEQIPDDEPVQHITYFEAEAYAAWAGARLPTEIEWEKACAWDPEAGARRRFPWGAERPSAQLANLDGAALRPAPVGAYPQGASAYGVEQMLGDVWEWTTSPLRPWPGFTPMIYQRYSEPFFDGDYRVLRGGSWAVAGDILRPSFRNWDHPIRRQIFSGVRLAWDA from the coding sequence GTGATCTCCCGCGAGCTGCTGGCCCGTGACCTCGACCGGGCCCGGCAGCGGACGCTGGCCCTCACCGACTTCGATGACGCCGAACTGCACCGCCAGTACAACCCGCTGATGAGTCCACTGGTCTGGGACCTCGCCCACATCGGCCAGCAGGAAGAACTCTGGCTGCTGCGCGACGGCAATCCAGACCGTCCGGGCATACTGCCCGCCACCGTCGAGGGCCTTTACGACGCGTTCGTGCACAGCCGAGCCAGCCGGGTCGACCTGCCACTGCTGTCGCCGGCCCAGTCCCGGGCTTACTGCGGCAGCGTGCGGGCGGCGGCGCTCGACGTCCTCGATGCCGCATCCGAGCATGACGAGGACATCGCATTCCGCTTCGGTCTGGTGATCAGCCACGAAAACCAGCACGACGAAACCATGCTGCAGGCGCTCAACCTGCGCACCGGCGCACCGATTCTCGGCCCGGGCGCCGCGCTGCCACCCGGTCGACCCGACCTGGCCGGAACCTCCGTGCTGGTCCCCGGCGGGCCGTTCGTGCTCGGCGTCGATGCCGATGACGAGCCGCTGTCACTGGACAACGAGCGCCCCGCGCACGTCGTCGACGTGCCGTCCTTCCGGATCGGGCGGGTGCCGGTCACCAACGGCGAGTGGCGGCACTTCATCGACGACGGCGGCTACCGCCAGCCGCGGTGGTGGTCGCAGCGCGGCTGGGAGCATCGCGTCCAAGCCGGGCTCACCGCACCCCAGTTCTGGAACGCCGACGGCAGCCGCGCCCGGTTCGGCCACATCGAACAGATCCCCGATGACGAACCCGTCCAGCACATCACCTACTTCGAAGCCGAGGCCTACGCGGCATGGGCCGGGGCGCGCCTGCCCACCGAGATCGAATGGGAGAAGGCCTGCGCCTGGGACCCGGAAGCGGGTGCCCGGCGCCGCTTTCCCTGGGGTGCCGAGCGCCCGTCGGCGCAGCTGGCCAACCTCGACGGTGCCGCCCTGCGCCCAGCCCCGGTGGGCGCCTACCCGCAGGGGGCGTCGGCCTACGGTGTCGAGCAGATGCTCGGCGATGTCTGGGAGTGGACCACCTCGCCGCTGCGGCCGTGGCCGGGCTTCACGCCGATGATCTACCAGCGCTACTCCGAACCGTTTTTCGACGGCGACTACCGGGTGCTGCGCGGCGGATCGTGGGCGGTGGCCGGTGACATCCTGCGCCCCAGCTTCCGCAACTGGGACCATCCGATCCGCCGGCAGATCTTCTCCGGTGTGCGATTGGCCTGGGACGCCTGA
- the egtD gene encoding L-histidine N(alpha)-methyltransferase yields MTFTLSNYLAADAAGQALRHDVRTGLQQTPKSLPPKWFYDAIGSDLFDQITRLPEYYPTRAEAQILRAESAAIAAASGADTLVELGSGTSEKTRMLLAALRDHGSLQRFIPFDVDAGVLEAAGAALQSEFAGLEIDAVCGDFEEHLAKIPVGGRRLFVFLGSTIGNLTPGPRAAFLSALADVLEPGDSLLLGTDLVKDVGRLVRAYDDSAGVTARFNRNVLAVVNRELDADFAVEQFSHVARWNAPQERIEMWLRADTPQHVHIAALDLHVDFGQGEEMLTEVSCKFRPEAVGRELADAGLRRTHWWTDPAGDFGLSLAVR; encoded by the coding sequence GTGACCTTCACCCTGTCGAACTACCTGGCTGCCGACGCCGCCGGGCAGGCGCTGCGCCACGATGTGCGCACCGGCTTGCAACAGACCCCGAAGTCGTTGCCGCCCAAGTGGTTCTATGACGCCATCGGAAGTGACCTCTTCGATCAGATCACCCGTTTGCCGGAGTACTACCCGACCCGCGCCGAGGCGCAGATCCTGCGCGCCGAGTCGGCCGCCATCGCGGCGGCTAGTGGCGCGGACACCCTGGTCGAACTGGGCAGCGGCACCTCGGAGAAGACCAGGATGCTGCTGGCCGCCCTGCGCGACCACGGATCGCTGCAGCGCTTCATCCCGTTCGACGTCGATGCAGGGGTGCTCGAGGCCGCCGGTGCGGCACTGCAGTCGGAGTTCGCAGGTCTGGAGATCGACGCGGTGTGCGGTGATTTCGAGGAGCACCTGGCCAAGATCCCGGTGGGCGGTCGGCGGCTGTTCGTCTTCCTCGGCTCGACGATCGGCAATCTGACCCCGGGGCCGCGGGCAGCCTTCTTGTCCGCACTCGCCGACGTGCTCGAGCCCGGGGATTCCCTGCTGCTGGGTACCGACCTGGTCAAGGACGTCGGGCGGCTGGTCCGCGCCTACGACGACAGCGCCGGTGTGACGGCTCGGTTCAACCGCAACGTCCTCGCAGTCGTCAACCGGGAACTCGATGCCGACTTCGCCGTCGAGCAGTTCAGCCACGTCGCCCGGTGGAACGCCCCCCAGGAGCGGATCGAGATGTGGCTGCGTGCCGACACGCCACAGCACGTCCACATCGCGGCACTGGACCTGCACGTCGACTTCGGCCAAGGTGAAGAGATGTTGACCGAGGTGTCGTGCAAGTTCCGTCCGGAGGCTGTCGGCAGGGAACTGGCCGACGCCGGGCTGCGGCGGACGCACTGGTGGACCGATCCGGCGGGGGATTTCGGCCTCTCGCTGGCGGTCCGGTGA
- the egtC gene encoding ergothioneine biosynthesis protein EgtC, with translation MCRHLGWLGESASLASLTLDPPSGLLVQSYAPRRQKHGLLNADGWGVGFFDDLSQPRRWRSAAPLWGDASFASVSPALRSSCVVAAVRSASVGMPIEPSACAPFTDGRWLLSHNGIVDRGVLPLTSAAESTVDSAILAAMIFERGLDNLGDTIVEVAAADPGARLNILAANGSRLLATTWGDTLSVLERADGVVLASEPYDDHPDWRDIPDRHLVEVTEQRVTLTPLRGSS, from the coding sequence ATGTGTCGGCATCTCGGCTGGCTGGGCGAATCGGCGTCGTTGGCCTCGCTGACACTGGACCCGCCGTCGGGGTTGCTGGTGCAGTCCTATGCCCCCCGCCGGCAGAAGCACGGATTGCTCAACGCCGACGGTTGGGGTGTGGGCTTTTTCGATGACCTGAGTCAGCCACGGCGTTGGCGCAGCGCCGCCCCGCTCTGGGGTGATGCGTCGTTCGCGTCGGTGTCGCCCGCGCTGCGCAGCAGTTGTGTGGTGGCCGCTGTGCGATCGGCGAGTGTCGGTATGCCGATCGAACCCAGTGCCTGCGCCCCCTTCACCGACGGCCGATGGTTGTTGTCGCACAACGGGATTGTCGATCGTGGCGTGCTCCCGCTGACGTCGGCGGCCGAATCGACCGTCGACAGCGCGATCCTGGCCGCGATGATCTTCGAGCGCGGTCTGGACAACCTCGGGGACACCATCGTCGAGGTGGCCGCCGCCGACCCAGGAGCGCGGCTGAACATCCTGGCCGCCAACGGTTCCCGGCTGCTGGCCACCACCTGGGGAGACACCTTGTCGGTGCTCGAGCGTGCGGACGGCGTAGTGCTGGCCAGTGAGCCCTACGACGATCACCCCGATTGGCGCGACATCCCGGACCGTCACCTGGTCGAGGTCACCGAGCAGCGCGTGACGCTGACCCCGCTGAGAGGATCGTCGTGA